Proteins from a single region of Streptomyces spectabilis:
- a CDS encoding nuclear transport factor 2 family protein: MKPLADTTPERFIEDFFTSLTESTVRGDAPESVMDRHYTPDVVQISDGVHLDRDRLLAHLRPVRKNVVGWRFDVHEAVADGHRVAARLTLHARTRKGGATATEVHLFGEFTDDGRMRRSHQLTRSLPPVGP, encoded by the coding sequence GAGGACTTCTTCACCTCCCTCACCGAGTCCACGGTCCGGGGCGACGCGCCGGAGTCCGTCATGGACCGCCACTACACGCCCGACGTCGTGCAGATCAGCGACGGCGTGCACCTCGACCGCGACCGGCTCCTCGCCCATCTGCGGCCCGTGCGCAAGAACGTGGTCGGCTGGCGCTTCGACGTGCACGAGGCCGTCGCTGACGGCCACCGCGTCGCCGCCCGCCTCACCCTCCACGCCCGGACCCGCAAGGGCGGCGCCACCGCCACCGAGGTGCACCTCTTCGGCGAGTTCACCGACGACGGCCGCATGCGCAGGTCGCACCAGCTCACCCGGTCCCTGCCGCCCGTGGGTCCTTAG